TCTCATGTTATCACAAGAAATTATTTTTGGCAATAATCTAAGGGTTAGTGGTTTTAACCAGTGACCAGTGACCAGTGACCAGTGACCAGTGACCAGTGACCAGTGACCAGTGACCAGTGACCAGTGACCAGTGACCAGTGACCGCTAACCACTAACCACTAATTATTACCCAATGTTACACGAGGCAAGCGATGCTTGAAGCTACAGAGAATTTCCCAAGAAATTGTGTTTAGCTGCTTTGCCCAATCTTCAGCAGAAATTTCTTCTTCTCCTTCTGTCCCCAGTAAAGTCACAACTTCACCTTCTTGTACATCTGCTGGTAATGCACTGATATCCAACATTAACTGATCCATTGTAATTGCACCAATTTGTGGCACTCGCTGACCTCGAATTAACACTTGCATTTTGTTGGAAAGATTGCGAGGTATACCGTCGGCATAACCAATTCCCACCACTGCCAAGCGGAGTTCTTGCGGTGCTACAAAATGATGGCTGTAGCTGACGCCAGTTCCGGGAGCAATAGTTTTTACTTGGGTAACTCGTGCTTTTACTTGCATGACGGGCTTCAGATCGATGCTGGAGTCTAAATGAACGGCTGGGTAAAGACCGTAAATCGCTAAACCCGCACGTACAATGTCATAATGTGATGATCGATTGCTCAAAGTGGCAGCTGAGTTTGCTAGATGCAAACAAGGAGGTTCTATCCCCAATGCTCTAATTTGAGCGATCGCAGTTTCAAACCTCTGCTGTTGCTGT
This genomic interval from Scytonema hofmannii PCC 7110 contains the following:
- the alr gene encoding alanine racemase, producing MLSHEKNHLTFNQQRDSYAWMSQRAWVEIDLAALSHNVRQLVKLLSPSTQLMAVVKADAYGHGAIVVAQTALESGASWLGVATVPEGIQLREAGIEAPILILGATHTPEQIQAIARWKLQPTLTSPKQALVFSNTLEDIKYDSPLPVHIKLDTGMSRLGTNWQEAAEFVQLVQRLPHLAIKSIYSHLATADSPDPTVMKQQQQRFETAIAQIRALGIEPPCLHLANSAATLSNRSSHYDIVRAGLAIYGLYPAVHLDSSIDLKPVMQVKARVTQVKTIAPGTGVSYSHHFVAPQELRLAVVGIGYADGIPRNLSNKMQVLIRGQRVPQIGAITMDQLMLDISALPADVQEGEVVTLLGTEGEEEISAEDWAKQLNTISWEILCSFKHRLPRVTLGNN